One window from the genome of Cucumis melo cultivar AY chromosome 10, USDA_Cmelo_AY_1.0, whole genome shotgun sequence encodes:
- the LOC103488738 gene encoding 50S ribosomal protein L10, chloroplastic, protein MEASLISFTSFTPPPSSQILTLNRPTNPLSFSLPRHSTNQTRHYRGLKVAAAISRTKKEETVETVKQQLEDCYLLAGIKYKGFTVKEFQELRRSLPETSKLIVAKNTLVLKAIEGTSWEALKPCMKGMNVWLFVHSEEIPAAIKPYRDFQKEKKLEDNDFTGAVFEGKFYGPDEFKALETMPSRAEVYAKMLGLLQAPASSLVGTIQAPARELLMVLKAYVQKLEEQGGGGGQ, encoded by the coding sequence ATGGAAGCTTCTCTTATAAGCTTTACATCCTTCACACCTCCtccttcttctcaaattctaACCCTAAACCGACCCACAAACCCGTTGTCCTTCTCTCTTCCCCGCCATTCCACCAATCAAACCCGCCATTATCGTGGTCTCAAGGTTGCCGCCGCCATTTCCCGCactaagaaagaagaaaccgtCGAAACAGTCAAACAACAGCTCGAAGACTGCTATCTATTGGCTGGAATCAAGTACAAAGGCTTCACCGTCAAGGAATTTCAAGAACTCCGTCGATCTCTTCCCGAAACCTCAAAACTCATTGTCGCTAAAAACACGCTCGTTCTTAAAGCGATTGAAGGGACATCTTGGGAAGCTCTAAAGCCCTGTATGAAGGGCATGAATGTTTGGTTATTTGTTCACTCTGAGGAAATTCCGGCCGCGATTAAGCCTTATAGGGATTTCCAGAAGGAGAAGAAGCTCGAGGATAATGATTTCACTGGAGCGGTTTTCGAGGGGAAATTTTATGGGCCGGATGAATTCAAGGCGTTAGAGACAATGCCGTCGAGAGCGGAGGTTTATGCTAAAATGTTGGGTCTGTTGCAGGCTCCTGCGTCAAGCTTGGTCGGAACGATACAGGCTCCGGCGAGGGAATTGTTGATGGTTTTGAAAGCATACGTGCAGAAATTGGAGGAGCAAGGCGGCGGCGGCGGGCAGTAA
- the LOC103488737 gene encoding probable adenylate kinase 6, chloroplastic isoform X4: MAVLNRFAGARAPATFYSSMFNYYALWKAFSSSSLSSEVDLKSILLSRSSSSRPDRPMDRNVQWVFLGCPGVGKGTYASRLSSLLGVPHIATGDLVREELSSSGPLASQEILEGVTDVDLVVNLKLREEALLAKCLGRRICSECGGNYNITCIEIKDKEGRPELYMAPLLPPPNCASKLITRSDDTEAIVKERLRIYKETSQPVEDFYRRRGKLLEFDLPGGIPESWPKLLQALNLEDLNHNQSAAA; the protein is encoded by the exons ATGGCGGTGCTCAACCGCTTTGCCGGAGCGAGGGCGCCGGCGACCTTCTATTCTTCCATGTTTAACTATTATGCTCTGTGGAAggccttttcttcttcttctttgagttCTGAAGTTGACCTTAAATCGATTCTGCTGAGCCGGAGTTCATCTTCGCGGCCTGATCGTCCGATGGATAGGAATGTGCAGTGGGTTTTTCTGGGCTGTCCTGGTGTTGGGAAAGGGACTTATGCATCTCGACTTTCCAGTTTGCTTGGTGTTCCTCATATCGCCACCGGTGATCTCGTCCGTGAGGAGCTTTCCTCCTCTGGTCCTCTTGCTTCTCag GAAATATTAGAAGGGGTCACTGATGTTGATTTGGTGGTTAATCTAAAACTGCGAGAAGAAGCACTGCTCGCAAAATGTCTTGGTCGGAGAATATGCAGCGAGTGTGGAGGAAATTACAACATTACATGTATTGAAATCAAGGATAAGGAAGGCAGACCTGAATTATACATGGCTCCCCTTCTTCCTCCCCCTAACTGTGCATCTAAACTTATCACACGATCTGATGATACTGAAGCAATTGTGAAGGAACGACTCCGAATATACAAAGAAACG AGTCAACCTGTTGAGGATTTCTACCGTAGGCGAGGAAAGCTATTAGAGTTTGATCTTCCCGGAGGGATTCCCGAATCCTGGCCAAAGTTGCTTCAAGCACTTAATCTTGAGGACCTCAACCACAATCAATCAGCTGCAGCCTAA
- the LOC103488737 gene encoding probable adenylate kinase 6, chloroplastic isoform X1, with product MAVLNRFAGARAPATFYSSMFNYYALWKAFSSSSLSSEVDLKSILLSRSSSSRPDRPMDRNVQWVFLGCPGVGKGTYASRLSSLLGVPHIATGDLVREELSSSGPLASQLAEIVSQGKLVSDEIIFDLLSKRLRASEAKGESGFILDGFPRTIRQAEILEGVTDVDLVVNLKLREEALLAKCLGRRICSECGGNYNITCIEIKDKEGRPELYMAPLLPPPNCASKLITRSDDTEAIVKERLRIYKETFLQSQPVEDFYRRRGKLLEFDLPGGIPESWPKLLQALNLEDLNHNQSAAA from the exons ATGGCGGTGCTCAACCGCTTTGCCGGAGCGAGGGCGCCGGCGACCTTCTATTCTTCCATGTTTAACTATTATGCTCTGTGGAAggccttttcttcttcttctttgagttCTGAAGTTGACCTTAAATCGATTCTGCTGAGCCGGAGTTCATCTTCGCGGCCTGATCGTCCGATGGATAGGAATGTGCAGTGGGTTTTTCTGGGCTGTCCTGGTGTTGGGAAAGGGACTTATGCATCTCGACTTTCCAGTTTGCTTGGTGTTCCTCATATCGCCACCGGTGATCTCGTCCGTGAGGAGCTTTCCTCCTCTGGTCCTCTTGCTTCTCag CTCGCAGAGATTGTTAGTCAAGGAAAATTGGTTTCAGATGAAattatatttgatttattatCCAAACGTCTTCGAGCTAGTGAAGCTAAGGGTGAATCTGGCTTTATTCTTGATGGTTTCCCTCGGACTATTAGACAAGCG GAAATATTAGAAGGGGTCACTGATGTTGATTTGGTGGTTAATCTAAAACTGCGAGAAGAAGCACTGCTCGCAAAATGTCTTGGTCGGAGAATATGCAGCGAGTGTGGAGGAAATTACAACATTACATGTATTGAAATCAAGGATAAGGAAGGCAGACCTGAATTATACATGGCTCCCCTTCTTCCTCCCCCTAACTGTGCATCTAAACTTATCACACGATCTGATGATACTGAAGCAATTGTGAAGGAACGACTCCGAATATACAAAGAAACG TTCTTGCAGAGTCAACCTGTTGAGGATTTCTACCGTAGGCGAGGAAAGCTATTAGAGTTTGATCTTCCCGGAGGGATTCCCGAATCCTGGCCAAAGTTGCTTCAAGCACTTAATCTTGAGGACCTCAACCACAATCAATCAGCTGCAGCCTAA
- the LOC103488737 gene encoding probable adenylate kinase 6, chloroplastic isoform X3, which yields MAVLNRFAGARAPATFYSSMFNYYALWKAFSSSSLSSEVDLKSILLSRSSSSRPDRPMDRNVQWVFLGCPGVGKGTYASRLSSLLGVPHIATGDLVREELSSSGPLASQEILEGVTDVDLVVNLKLREEALLAKCLGRRICSECGGNYNITCIEIKDKEGRPELYMAPLLPPPNCASKLITRSDDTEAIVKERLRIYKETFLQSQPVEDFYRRRGKLLEFDLPGGIPESWPKLLQALNLEDLNHNQSAAA from the exons ATGGCGGTGCTCAACCGCTTTGCCGGAGCGAGGGCGCCGGCGACCTTCTATTCTTCCATGTTTAACTATTATGCTCTGTGGAAggccttttcttcttcttctttgagttCTGAAGTTGACCTTAAATCGATTCTGCTGAGCCGGAGTTCATCTTCGCGGCCTGATCGTCCGATGGATAGGAATGTGCAGTGGGTTTTTCTGGGCTGTCCTGGTGTTGGGAAAGGGACTTATGCATCTCGACTTTCCAGTTTGCTTGGTGTTCCTCATATCGCCACCGGTGATCTCGTCCGTGAGGAGCTTTCCTCCTCTGGTCCTCTTGCTTCTCag GAAATATTAGAAGGGGTCACTGATGTTGATTTGGTGGTTAATCTAAAACTGCGAGAAGAAGCACTGCTCGCAAAATGTCTTGGTCGGAGAATATGCAGCGAGTGTGGAGGAAATTACAACATTACATGTATTGAAATCAAGGATAAGGAAGGCAGACCTGAATTATACATGGCTCCCCTTCTTCCTCCCCCTAACTGTGCATCTAAACTTATCACACGATCTGATGATACTGAAGCAATTGTGAAGGAACGACTCCGAATATACAAAGAAACG TTCTTGCAGAGTCAACCTGTTGAGGATTTCTACCGTAGGCGAGGAAAGCTATTAGAGTTTGATCTTCCCGGAGGGATTCCCGAATCCTGGCCAAAGTTGCTTCAAGCACTTAATCTTGAGGACCTCAACCACAATCAATCAGCTGCAGCCTAA
- the LOC103488739 gene encoding zinc finger CCCH domain-containing protein 11, which translates to MPPKQQSKAELAKKQKVVEDKTFGLKNKNKSKNVQKYVQNLKQSVQPKVDPTKVAAKKKKEEEKAKEKELNDLFKIAVSQPKVPVGVDPKSIVCEFFKVGQCTKGFKCKFSHDLNVQRKGEKIDIYSDKRDEETMEDWDQETLEKVVESKKNEYNLNKPTEIVCKYFLEAVEKKQYGWFWVCPNGGKECHYRHALPPGYVLKSQMKELLEEESQKIAIEEEIENERAKVKTTTPITPELFFQWKKKKMDERNAGLAAQQAERAKNDRMSGRELFLANASLFVDDAEAYEKYQREEEPEADESKAKDNSTGGPSTSTNAVDDSEDVLLDEDDDDELDLDELNELEATLSRTSIQIREPGIEAS; encoded by the exons ATGCCGCCGAAGCAGCAATCGAAAGCCGAATTAGCGAAGAAGCAGAAGGTTGTTGAAGACAAGACTTTCGGTCTCAAGAACAAGAATAAGAGCAAAAACGTACAGAAATATGTTCAAAATCTCAAGCAATCCGTCCAGCCAAAAGTCGACCCGACTAAAGTAGCTGCCAAG AAAAAGAAGGAGGAAGAAAAAGCTAAAGAGAAGGAGTTGAATGACTTGTTTAAGATTGCTGTTAGTCAGCCCAAAGTACCCGTTG GTGTTGATCCGAAGTCTATAGTTTGTGAGTTTTTTAAAGTGGGACAGTGTACGAAAGGGTTTAAATGCAAGTTTTCACATGATTTGAATGTCCAGAGGAAGGGTGAGAAGATTGATATATACAGTGATAAGCGTGATGAAG AAACGATGGAGGACTGGGATCAAGAGACGTTGGAGAAGGTTGTCGAGTCAAAAAAGAACGAGTATAACCTCAACAAGCCGACTGAGATT GTCTGCAAGTATTTTCTGGAAGCAGTAGAAAAGAAGCAGTATGGCTGGTTTTGGGTGTGTCCTAATGGTGGTAAAGAATGCCACTATAGACATGCTCTTCCTCCAGGATATGTTTTAAAGTCACAAATGAAGGAACTGTTGGAAGAGGAGAGCCAAAAGATTGCCATAGAGGAAGAGATTGAGAATGAG CGTGCAAAAGTCAAGACCACTACTCCCATAACTCCGGAGCTTTTCTTtcaatggaagaagaaaaagatggatGAAAGAAATGCTGGTTTGGCTGCACAACAAGCAGAGAGAGCTAAGAATGATCGCATGAG tGGTCGTGAGTTGTTTCTTGCAAATGCAAGCTTGTTTGTGGATGATGCTGAGGCATACGAAAAATATCAGCGAGAAGAAGAACCTGAAGCCGACGAATCAAAG GCCAAAGATAATTCAACTGGTGGACCAAGTACCTCAACAAATGCTGTTGATGATTCTGAAGACGTTCTTTTGGATGAAGACGATGACGACGAACTGGATCTCGACGAGCTAAACGAACTTGAGGCAACTTTGTCTAGAACTTCAATTCAGATCCGGGAGCCAGGTATCGAGGCCTCTTGA
- the LOC103488737 gene encoding probable adenylate kinase 6, chloroplastic isoform X2 — MAVLNRFAGARAPATFYSSMFNYYALWKAFSSSSLSSEVDLKSILLSRSSSSRPDRPMDRNVQWVFLGCPGVGKGTYASRLSSLLGVPHIATGDLVREELSSSGPLASQLAEIVSQGKLVSDEIIFDLLSKRLRASEAKGESGFILDGFPRTIRQAEILEGVTDVDLVVNLKLREEALLAKCLGRRICSECGGNYNITCIEIKDKEGRPELYMAPLLPPPNCASKLITRSDDTEAIVKERLRIYKETSQPVEDFYRRRGKLLEFDLPGGIPESWPKLLQALNLEDLNHNQSAAA, encoded by the exons ATGGCGGTGCTCAACCGCTTTGCCGGAGCGAGGGCGCCGGCGACCTTCTATTCTTCCATGTTTAACTATTATGCTCTGTGGAAggccttttcttcttcttctttgagttCTGAAGTTGACCTTAAATCGATTCTGCTGAGCCGGAGTTCATCTTCGCGGCCTGATCGTCCGATGGATAGGAATGTGCAGTGGGTTTTTCTGGGCTGTCCTGGTGTTGGGAAAGGGACTTATGCATCTCGACTTTCCAGTTTGCTTGGTGTTCCTCATATCGCCACCGGTGATCTCGTCCGTGAGGAGCTTTCCTCCTCTGGTCCTCTTGCTTCTCag CTCGCAGAGATTGTTAGTCAAGGAAAATTGGTTTCAGATGAAattatatttgatttattatCCAAACGTCTTCGAGCTAGTGAAGCTAAGGGTGAATCTGGCTTTATTCTTGATGGTTTCCCTCGGACTATTAGACAAGCG GAAATATTAGAAGGGGTCACTGATGTTGATTTGGTGGTTAATCTAAAACTGCGAGAAGAAGCACTGCTCGCAAAATGTCTTGGTCGGAGAATATGCAGCGAGTGTGGAGGAAATTACAACATTACATGTATTGAAATCAAGGATAAGGAAGGCAGACCTGAATTATACATGGCTCCCCTTCTTCCTCCCCCTAACTGTGCATCTAAACTTATCACACGATCTGATGATACTGAAGCAATTGTGAAGGAACGACTCCGAATATACAAAGAAACG AGTCAACCTGTTGAGGATTTCTACCGTAGGCGAGGAAAGCTATTAGAGTTTGATCTTCCCGGAGGGATTCCCGAATCCTGGCCAAAGTTGCTTCAAGCACTTAATCTTGAGGACCTCAACCACAATCAATCAGCTGCAGCCTAA